In Aegilops tauschii subsp. strangulata cultivar AL8/78 chromosome 3, Aet v6.0, whole genome shotgun sequence, one genomic interval encodes:
- the LOC109769371 gene encoding cyclic nucleotide-gated ion channel 4 isoform X1 — protein MPTDLSASRSSSSSPSSSSAASPHGGLHRPGDEREKRTPPSPGGKRRRRLAAIGPRARWAREWDRAYLLACAAGLMVDPLFLYAVSVSGPLMCVFLDGWFAAAVTTLRCMVDALHAWNLLLRLRTAWAPAKEEKEEDDDADEEAQRVGGGAAPARLPRSKKGGLLLDVFVILPVMQIQSWLHNEWSQQPAKVPPIRAALPVSCGCLPDISLTLLSLLMHNKLLIIVVMWVGIPAMIRAGSTTSVMTVLMVAFLFEYLPKIYHSVRFLRRMQNVAGYIFGTIWWGIALNLMAYFVAAHAVGACWYLLGAQRATKCLREQYCAGRVGGCAAGALACAEPLYYGGTSRLGGGVGADRLAWGRNASARATCLDSGDNYQYGAYKWTVMLVANPSRLEKILLPIFWGLMTLSTFGNLASTTEWSEIVFNIITITGGLILVTMLIGNIKVFLNATTSKKQAMHTRLRSVEWWMKRKNLPQSFRHRVRQHERQRWAATRGVDECRIVRDLPEGLRRDIKYHLCLDLVRQVPLFHHMDDLVLENICDRVKSLVFPKGEVIVREGDPVQRMLFIVRGHLQSSQVLRNGGTSCCMLGPGNFSGDELLSWCLRRPFRERLPAASSTLVTLESTEAFGLEAADVKYVTQHFRYTFANEKVRRSARYYSHGWRTWAAVAVQLAWRRYRHRKTLTSLSFIRPRRPLSRCSSLGEEKLRLYTALLTSPKPNQDDLLL, from the exons ATGCCGACCGACCTCTCGGCGTCGCGCTCCTCGTCGTCCTCGCCTTCTTCCTCGTCCGCCGCGTCCCCTCACGGCGGCCTGCATAGGCCgggggacgagcgcgagaagagGACGCCCCCGAGCCCGGGCGGCAAGCGCAGGCGGCGGCTGGCGGCGATCGGGCCGCGGGCGAGGTGGGCGCGGGAGTGGGACCGGGCGTACCTGCTGGCGTGCGCGGCGGGGCTCATGGTCGACCCGCTCTTCCTGTACGCCGTGTCCGTCAGCGGCCCGCTCATGTGCGTCTTCCTCGACGGCTGGTTCGCCGCCGCGGTCACCACGCTCCGGTGCATGGTGGACGCCCTGCACGCCTGGAACCTGCTGCTGCGGCTCCGGACGGCTTGggcgccggccaaggaggagaaggaggaggacgacgacgctGACGAGGAGGCTCAGcgcgtcggcggcggcgcggcgccggCTCGGCTGCCGAGGTCCAAGAAAGGGGGGCTCCTCTTGGACGTGTTCGTCATTCTTCCGGTGATGCAG ATTCAAAGTTGGTTGCACAATGAATGGTCGCAGCAGCCAGCAAAGGTCCCACCGATACGTGCGGCGCTACCTGTGAGCTGTGGCTGCCTGCCCGATATTTCCCTCACCTTGCTTTCTTTGCTCATGCACAACAAACTGCTTATCATT GTGGTGATGTGGGTGGGCATACCGGCGATGATACGGGCCGGGTCGACGACGTCGGTGATGACGGTGCTCATGGTGGCGTTCCTCTTCGAGTACCTGCCCAAGATCTACCACTCGGTCCGCTTCCTCCGCCGGATGCAGAACGTCGCCGGCTACATCTTCGGCACCATCTGGTGGGGCATCGCGCTCAACCTCATGGCCTACTTCGTCGCCGCCCAC GCGGTGGGCGCGTGCTGGTACTTGCTGGGGGCGCAGCGGGCGACCAAGTGCCTGAGGGAGCAGTACTGCGCCGGGCGCGTCGGCGGGTGCGCGGCTGGCGCGCTGGCGTGCGCGGAGCCGCTCTACTACGGCGGCACCAGCAGGCTAGGGGGCGGCGTGGGCGCGGACAGGCTCGCCTGGGGCCGCAACGCCAGCGCCAGGGCGACGTGCCTCGACAGCGGCGACAACTACCAGTACGGCGCTTACAAGTGGACCGTCATGCTCGTGGCCAACCCCAGCCGGCTCGAGAAGATACTCCTCCCCATCTTCTGGGGCCTCATGACACTCAG CACTTTTGGGAATCTGGCGAGCACGACGGAGTGGTCGGAGATAGTGTtcaacatcatcaccatcaccggcGGCCTGATCCTGGTCACCATGCTCATCGGGAACATCAAGGTGTTCCTGAACGCGACGACGTCCAAGAAGCAGGCGATGCACACGCGGCTGCGGAGCGTGGAGTGGTGGATGAAGCGCAAGAACCTGCCGCAGAGCTTCCGGCACCGGGTGCGGCAGCACGAGCGGCAGCGGTGGGCGGCGACGCGCGGCGTGGACGAGTGCCGCATCGTGCGCGACCTCCCCGAGGGCCTCCGCCGGGACATCAAGTACCACCTCTGCCTCGACCTCGTCCGCCAGGTGCCGCTCTTCCACCACATGGACGACCTGGTGCTCGAGAACATCTGCGACCGGGTCAAGTCCCTCGTCTTCCCCAAAGGAGAAGTG ATCGTGAGGGAAGGTGATCCGGTGCAGAGGATGCTGTTCATAGTGCGGGGGCACCTGCAGAGCAGCCAGGTGCTGCGGAACGGCGGGACGAGCTGCTGCATGCTGGGGCCGGGGAACTTCAGCGGGGACGAGCTGCTGTCGTGGTGCCTGCGGCGGCCGTTCCGGGAGCGGCTGCCGGCGGCGTCGTCGACGCTGGTGACGCTGGAGAGCACGGAGGCGTTcgggctggaggcggcggacgTCAAGTACGTGACGCAGCACTTCCGCTACACCTTCGCCAACGAGAAGGTGCGGCGGAGCGCGCGCTACTACTCGCACGGGTGGCGCACCTGGGCCGCAGTGGCCGTGCAGCTGGCGTGGCGCCGCTACAGGCACCGCAAGACGCTCACCTCGCTCTCCTTCATCCGGCCCCGCCGGCCGCTGTCCAGGTGCTCCTCGCTCGGGGAGGAGAAGCTGCGGCTCTACACCGCGCTGCTCACCTCGCCCAAGCCCAACCAGGACGACCTGCTCCTCTAA
- the LOC109769371 gene encoding cyclic nucleotide-gated ion channel 4 isoform X2: MPTDLSASRSSSSSPSSSSAASPHGGLHRPGDEREKRTPPSPGGKRRRRLAAIGPRARWAREWDRAYLLACAAGLMVDPLFLYAVSVSGPLMCVFLDGWFAAAVTTLRCMVDALHAWNLLLRLRTAWAPAKEEKEEDDDADEEAQRVGGGAAPARLPRSKKGGLLLDVFVILPVMQVVMWVGIPAMIRAGSTTSVMTVLMVAFLFEYLPKIYHSVRFLRRMQNVAGYIFGTIWWGIALNLMAYFVAAHAVGACWYLLGAQRATKCLREQYCAGRVGGCAAGALACAEPLYYGGTSRLGGGVGADRLAWGRNASARATCLDSGDNYQYGAYKWTVMLVANPSRLEKILLPIFWGLMTLSTFGNLASTTEWSEIVFNIITITGGLILVTMLIGNIKVFLNATTSKKQAMHTRLRSVEWWMKRKNLPQSFRHRVRQHERQRWAATRGVDECRIVRDLPEGLRRDIKYHLCLDLVRQVPLFHHMDDLVLENICDRVKSLVFPKGEVIVREGDPVQRMLFIVRGHLQSSQVLRNGGTSCCMLGPGNFSGDELLSWCLRRPFRERLPAASSTLVTLESTEAFGLEAADVKYVTQHFRYTFANEKVRRSARYYSHGWRTWAAVAVQLAWRRYRHRKTLTSLSFIRPRRPLSRCSSLGEEKLRLYTALLTSPKPNQDDLLL; encoded by the exons ATGCCGACCGACCTCTCGGCGTCGCGCTCCTCGTCGTCCTCGCCTTCTTCCTCGTCCGCCGCGTCCCCTCACGGCGGCCTGCATAGGCCgggggacgagcgcgagaagagGACGCCCCCGAGCCCGGGCGGCAAGCGCAGGCGGCGGCTGGCGGCGATCGGGCCGCGGGCGAGGTGGGCGCGGGAGTGGGACCGGGCGTACCTGCTGGCGTGCGCGGCGGGGCTCATGGTCGACCCGCTCTTCCTGTACGCCGTGTCCGTCAGCGGCCCGCTCATGTGCGTCTTCCTCGACGGCTGGTTCGCCGCCGCGGTCACCACGCTCCGGTGCATGGTGGACGCCCTGCACGCCTGGAACCTGCTGCTGCGGCTCCGGACGGCTTGggcgccggccaaggaggagaaggaggaggacgacgacgctGACGAGGAGGCTCAGcgcgtcggcggcggcgcggcgccggCTCGGCTGCCGAGGTCCAAGAAAGGGGGGCTCCTCTTGGACGTGTTCGTCATTCTTCCGGTGATGCAG GTGGTGATGTGGGTGGGCATACCGGCGATGATACGGGCCGGGTCGACGACGTCGGTGATGACGGTGCTCATGGTGGCGTTCCTCTTCGAGTACCTGCCCAAGATCTACCACTCGGTCCGCTTCCTCCGCCGGATGCAGAACGTCGCCGGCTACATCTTCGGCACCATCTGGTGGGGCATCGCGCTCAACCTCATGGCCTACTTCGTCGCCGCCCAC GCGGTGGGCGCGTGCTGGTACTTGCTGGGGGCGCAGCGGGCGACCAAGTGCCTGAGGGAGCAGTACTGCGCCGGGCGCGTCGGCGGGTGCGCGGCTGGCGCGCTGGCGTGCGCGGAGCCGCTCTACTACGGCGGCACCAGCAGGCTAGGGGGCGGCGTGGGCGCGGACAGGCTCGCCTGGGGCCGCAACGCCAGCGCCAGGGCGACGTGCCTCGACAGCGGCGACAACTACCAGTACGGCGCTTACAAGTGGACCGTCATGCTCGTGGCCAACCCCAGCCGGCTCGAGAAGATACTCCTCCCCATCTTCTGGGGCCTCATGACACTCAG CACTTTTGGGAATCTGGCGAGCACGACGGAGTGGTCGGAGATAGTGTtcaacatcatcaccatcaccggcGGCCTGATCCTGGTCACCATGCTCATCGGGAACATCAAGGTGTTCCTGAACGCGACGACGTCCAAGAAGCAGGCGATGCACACGCGGCTGCGGAGCGTGGAGTGGTGGATGAAGCGCAAGAACCTGCCGCAGAGCTTCCGGCACCGGGTGCGGCAGCACGAGCGGCAGCGGTGGGCGGCGACGCGCGGCGTGGACGAGTGCCGCATCGTGCGCGACCTCCCCGAGGGCCTCCGCCGGGACATCAAGTACCACCTCTGCCTCGACCTCGTCCGCCAGGTGCCGCTCTTCCACCACATGGACGACCTGGTGCTCGAGAACATCTGCGACCGGGTCAAGTCCCTCGTCTTCCCCAAAGGAGAAGTG ATCGTGAGGGAAGGTGATCCGGTGCAGAGGATGCTGTTCATAGTGCGGGGGCACCTGCAGAGCAGCCAGGTGCTGCGGAACGGCGGGACGAGCTGCTGCATGCTGGGGCCGGGGAACTTCAGCGGGGACGAGCTGCTGTCGTGGTGCCTGCGGCGGCCGTTCCGGGAGCGGCTGCCGGCGGCGTCGTCGACGCTGGTGACGCTGGAGAGCACGGAGGCGTTcgggctggaggcggcggacgTCAAGTACGTGACGCAGCACTTCCGCTACACCTTCGCCAACGAGAAGGTGCGGCGGAGCGCGCGCTACTACTCGCACGGGTGGCGCACCTGGGCCGCAGTGGCCGTGCAGCTGGCGTGGCGCCGCTACAGGCACCGCAAGACGCTCACCTCGCTCTCCTTCATCCGGCCCCGCCGGCCGCTGTCCAGGTGCTCCTCGCTCGGGGAGGAGAAGCTGCGGCTCTACACCGCGCTGCTCACCTCGCCCAAGCCCAACCAGGACGACCTGCTCCTCTAA